The Bacteroides fragilis NCTC 9343 genome includes the window AGTGTTTTTTTACTAAAAATACCCTGTTGTTTTGATTCACTATTAAGACGTAATAGTTTGTATTATAAACAATTATGTTTTTATCTGATTCTGGGATTACTATTTAAAAGGATAAGTCCCGATAGGACTGTACTCATTTTCAGGTATTTATATTTATGGAGTTTAGAAGAGATAATTTTCCTTTTTTATTAACTAAAAATCAATTTATGAAAAAAGTCCTTTTTATTTTGTTGGGCTGTTTGCTATCGTTTAATGTGATGGCACAGGTAAAGGCGATTTCGGGACTGGTAACAGATGTTACTGGGGAGCCCGTTATTGGGGCAAGTGTTGTAGAAGTGGGAACCACTAATGGAGTAATTACTGATTTAAACGGTAAGTTCTCGTTAAAGGTGGCACCTAATTCACAATTCTTGGTGAGCTATATTGGCTACAAGCAACAAACAATTAAAGTTGGCTCTGAAAGCACTTATAATATTGTGCTGAAAGAGGATGCGGAGGTTTTGGATGAAGTTGTTGTAGTCGGTTATGGTTCGCAAAAGAAGGTGAACGTTACAGGGGCTGTAGGTATGGTTAGTGCCGAGGCGTTGGAAGCGCGTCCGGTGGCAAATGCTTCACAAGCATTGCAGGGTGTTGTTCCCGGCTTGAACCTTACTGTTGGTAATAACGGTGGCGCCCTTGATGGAACGTTAAACATGAATATTCGTGGAGCCGGAACGATTGGTGATGGATCGGGTTCATCCCCACTGGTTTTGATTGATGGCATTGAGGGGGATTTGAATACTGTCAATCCCAATGATATCGAATCTGTTTCGGTATTGAAGGATGCTGCATCCGCTTCTATTTATGGTGCAAGAGCTTCATTCGGTGTAATTCTTGTAACAACGAAGAGTGGTAAGAGCGGTAAGACCAATGTGTCATATAGCGGTAGTGCTCGTTTCTCAGACGCTATTGGTGTACCGGATATTATGGATTCTTACACTTTTGCTCAGTACTTCAATCGTGCTTCTGCCAATAAGGGTGGTGGTGACATTTTTGCCCCTGCTGTAATGGAGCGTATCAAAGCTTATCAAGAGGGAACGCTGAAAGCTACTACTGTTGATAATGGAGCAGGCATTTGGCAAAAATGGGCTAACGCGAATGGAGATACGGATTGGTTTGAAGAATTCTATGATCATTGGGCACCATCTCAGGAGCATAATCTTAGTATTAATGGTGGTACGGATAAGACTCAATACCTGATCAGCGGAAGTTTCCTGGATCAGAAAGGTTTGATGCGTCATGGAAAAGACAAATTTCAACGCTACACGCTGAACGGTAAGATTACAACGGCTGTCACTGATTGGTTTAAGGTGACATATTCTACTAAATGGACCCGTGAGGATTTTGAGCGTCCTTCTTATCTGACCGGAAACTTTTTCCATAACTTAGCTCGTAAATGGCCTGTACATCCGGCTTATGATCCGAATGGATTCCCTATGGATGAGGGTGAAGTGGAGCAGATGGAAAATGGTGGAAAGCAAAACAGTCAGAAAGATTTTTATACGAATCAGTTGCAACTGGTTTTCGAACCTATTAAAAACTGGAAAATCAATCTTGACGGTAGTGTACGTACCACTACTCAATATCAGCATTGGGAAGTATTGCCTGTTTATGCTTATAATGTAGCCGGAGATCCTTATTATACAGTGTGGGATATGGGATATGGTTCTTATGCGGCAGGTTCTTCTCGAGTGAATGAATATAGTTGGAAGGAAAATTATTATACTACAAATATTTATTCGGATTATTTCAAGCAGTTCGATAACGGACATTATTTTAAAGTGATGGCCGGTTTTAATGCAGAGTTATATAAAACCAGAAACATTACGGCTGAAAAAAATACTTTGATTACCCCGGGGGTACCTACTATTAATACGGCAACTGATGATCCGCAGGCTTATGGTGGTTATGCTGACAACTCAGTAGCCGGTTTCTTTGCGCGTGTTAACTGGAGTTATAAAGACCGTTATATGTTTGAGGCTAATGGTCGATATGATGGTTCTTCCCGCTTCGTAGGAAAAGAACGTTGGGGATTCTTCCCATCATTCTCTGCCGGTTGGAATATTGCTCGCGAACCATTTATGGAAAGTTTTGCTGAAAAGATCAATATGGGAAGTTTAAAGTTGAGAGCTTCTTGGGGGCAGCTGGGTAATACGAATACCAATGATGCGTGGTATCCATTTTATCAAACGATGCCTGTAGGGTCTAATTACGGCTGGCTAGTAAATGGCGAACGTCCTAACTATGCTACAAATCCGGGTATTGTCAGCTCTAAGAAAACTTGGGAGACAGTGGAGACTTGGGATGTCGGTTTGGATTGGTCTTTCTTCAATAACCGTTTATCCGGTTCATTCGACTATTTCGTACGTTATACTTATGATATGATCGGCCCGGCTCCCGAACTTTCAAGTTTGTTGGGAACTTCAGTTCCGAAGATTAACAACTCGGACATGAAATCGTATGGTTTTGAGTTGGAGGTAAATTGGAGAGATCGGATCGGTGAAGTTTCTTATGGAGCAAAATTTGTACTTTCTGATGACCAACAGAAGATTCTGCGCTATCCGAATGACTCGTATGATGTAGGTTCGTATTATAAAGGTGAACATTTGAACGATATTTGGGGATTGACAACAATCGGTATTGCTAAATCACAGGAAGAGATGGATGCTCATTTGGCAAAAGTCGATCAATCTTCTGTTGGAACCAATTGGGGTGTCGGTGATATTATGTATGCCGATTTGGATGGTGACGGAAAAATCAGTAACGGAACCAATAAATTAGGAGATACGGGCGATTATCGTATTATCGGTAATTCGACTCCTCGTTTTAAATATGGTATTACACTGGATGCTGCCTGGAAAGGATTCGATTTCAGCATTTTTATGCAGGGGATCGGAAAACGTGACCTATGGCTGGACGGATGTTATTTCTGGGGAGCCAACGGACAAGGAAATGAGTGGCAGTCTACCGGCTTTGCCGAACATTGGGATTTCTTCCGTCCGGAGGGTGACCCGTTAGGTGCTAATTTGAATTCATATTATCCGCGCGTCAACTTTAGTGGGGATCGTAATACCAAGGTTCAGACGCGTTATTTACAGAATGGGGCATATCTGCGTTTGAAGAATGTTCAGTTGGGTTATACATTGCCTCGGGTATGGACAGAGAAAGCCGGAATATCTTCTGTACGTGTATATGTTTCGGGTGATAACCTGGCAACTATAACCAGTCTTTCTAAGATTTTCGATCCGGAAGCTACCGGAAGTTTGGCCGGAACAGGATCCGGTAAGTTGTATCCTTTGCAAAGAGTGATATCTGTTGGTGTTAACGTTAATTTTTAAATTGAAGTATTATGAAGCTTAAAATAAAAAATCTGTTTGTACAAGCATGTTTTGTTGCGGGAGGGGTAATGGCGCTCACGTCCTGTAATGACTTTCTTGATAGAGAACCTCTTTCTTCTGTCACACCGGAAGTCTACTTTCAAACGGTGGATCACTTTGCCGCTTATTCCATAGCGAGGTATCAAAACTATTTTCCTTCGCATGGTGGTTATGGAGCAGGTATAGCGAATAACGATGGTGGAACGGATAATATGGTGGCCGGAGGGCGTAGTAGTCGCTATGTAAAAGGGCTTTGGAAAGTTCCTTCCAGTGATGGTAACTGGAGTTTCAGCAATATCCGTTATTGCAACTACTTCTTTGAGAATGCTGTGCCTAAATATGAAGCGGGTGAGGTTGCCGGAGCAGATGCCGATATTCGTCATTATATTGGCGAAATGCATCTGATGCGTGCTCTTGTGTACTATAATTTATTGCGTACTTACGGTGACTTTCCGATCGTAACAGAGGTTTTGCCCGATGACAAAACGGTGCTGATGGAAAAAGGTGTCCGCCAACCTCGTAATCTGGTTGCCCGCTTTATCCTGAAAGATTTGGATGATGCTGCCAATATGATGTACAGTAAGGGATTTAAAAATAATACCCGTTTGAATCGTGAGACAGCTTTGCTGATTAAATCCCGGGTGGCACTGTATGAAGCTTCTTTTGAAAGATACCACAAGGGTACAGGGCGTGTACCGGGAGATGATAACTGGTCGGGAAAGAAAGTACATTCTAATTTCTCATTGGATGTAGAAGCTGAGGTTGACTTCTTCTTGACAGAAGCCATGAAGGCAGCGGAAGAAGTTGCAGATAAAATAACTTTGACCCCTAATACAAAGGTTGAAGATCCTGCTAGTCCTTCTATTACATCCGGATGGAATCCTTATTTTGAAATGTATGCCAATGTTGATTTAAGCGGCTATGACGAAGTGTTGTTCTGGCGTCAGTATGCAAAAACCGGTAGTTTCTCTATCATGCATGGTACTCCGGCATGGATTGCGTCCGGTTCTAATCATGGCTTGTTGAAAAGCTATGTTGAAAGCTTCTTGATGCAGGATGGTCTGCCTTGGTATGCGGCCAGTAGCGCAGCACCTTATAAGGGGGATGCTACATTGGATGATGTGAAGGCCAATCGCGATAACCGTCTTCAGTTGTTTATGTTTGGTGAAAGCAATTTTGTACCAGTATATTCGACCGAGGAACCGGGCACTGTGAAAATGTTTGCTCCGCATCCTGTATCTAACCGTGAAGAGATGAGAGACCAGACAGGATATCGTATTCGTAAATATGCCAGCTTTGATATGGCACAGAATGTATGGGGAAAAGCTGAGTCGACTACCGGATGTATTATTTATCGTGGCGTAGAGGCTTATCTGAATTATCTGGAAGCTTATTATATGAAGAATGGTAACGTTACAGGTAAAGCAGCTCAATATTGGAGAGCCGTTCGTGAACGTGCAGGCGTAGATCCTGATTTTACAAAAACAATCAATGCGACCGATTTGAGTCAGGAAACAGATTGGGGTAAATATTCGGGTGGACAAGTTGTAGACGCCACCTTATTAAATATTCGCCGTGAACGTCGTTGCGAATTTATTGGTGAAGGGATGCGTTGGGATGATTTGGTACGTTGGCGTTCAATGGATCATCTGCTGACAAAAAATTATATCCCTGAAGGATGTAATTTCTGGGATGAAATGTACAAATCGGCTAATAAAGATGAGAATGGTGCTGAGGTTACATTTAAAGATTCTGGTGAAGAAGGTTCTAATATCTCTTCACGCTCCTTTAAATACCTGCGTCCGTATGCTATTTTGAAAACCAATAATGATGTATACGATGGGTATACCTGGCAGAAGGCACATTATCTCAATCCTGTGCCGGTTCGTGAGATGGAATTGCTGTCTCCGGATGAAAAAGCAGAGACATCTGTATTGTATCAGAATCCTTATTGGTCAACTAAGATTGGGGAAGTGGCTGAAGAATAATTGAGTTTTCAATAGATCACCGAAATAAGATAAAGGAGAGGGATGTTGCTCGAGATAACATCCCTCTCTTTGTTTTTAAATACAATCCAAATCCTGATTGATGGGATAGTCTTCAATGACCGCTTTGAATATGTTTATTTCCGATGGTTTAGTGCTTTGCGTCGAATAGTGTCTTGTTTATTAAATCGACCGTATATAATAAAATATTTAATTAATATAACCGTTATATAATAAAAAATACTATCTTTGCTCCCGATAACATAAATATTAATTAGTCGATACCATGAAAAAAGCCGTAATTCTATTTTCGCTTTTCTGTTTTCTGTGTGCTATACCGATAGTTCAAGCAGCAGATACCATTTTTGTTCGTGAAACACGTATTCCTATTTTGATAGAAAGGCAGGATAATGTCTTATTCTATCTCCGTTTGGATGCTAAAGAGAGCCAGACCCTGAACGATGTAGTGTTAAACTTGGGTGAAGGAGTGAATCTTTCTGAAATTCAGTCCATAAAGCTTTATTATGGAGGTACTGAAGCATTGCAGGATAGTGGTAAAAAACGTTTTGCTCCTGTTGGATATATTTCCAGTAACACTCCGGGGAAAACACTTGCCGCCAATCCGTCTTATTCAATCAAAAAATCGGAGGTGACTAATCCCGGTAATCAGGTTGTTCTGAAAGGAGATCAGAAACTGTTTCCCGGAATCAATTATTTCTGGATTAGTTTGCAAATGAAGCCGGGCACTTCGCTTACCAGCAAGGTGACTGCGGATATCGCTTCAATTACTTTGGATGGCAAAAAAGCCCTGTTGGATGTAGTTTCAGAAAATGGGATAGAACACCGTATGGGAGTAGGAGTGCGCCATGCCGGAGACGATAATTCTGCCGCATTCCGTATTCCGGGATTGGTGACTACTAATAAAGGTACGTTACTGGGAGTTTATGATGTACGTTATAACAGTAGTGTTGACTTGCAGGAGCATGTTGATGTTGGTTTAAGCCGCAGTACAGATGGTGGAAAAACTTGGGAAAAAATGCGTTTGCCTTTGGCTTTTGGAGAATTCGGTGGTCTGCCTGCCGGTCAGAATGGGGTAGGAGACCCTTCTATCCTTGTTGATACAAAAACAAATAATGTTTGGGTGGTTGCTGCCTGGACCCATGGTATGGGTAATCAGCGGGCATGGTGGAGTTCACATCCGGGTATGGATATGAACCATACAGCACAACTTGTTTTAGCTAAAAGTACAGATGATGGTAAAACATGGTCTGCACCTATTAATATTACAGAGCAGGTGAAAGATCCTTCTTGGTATTTCTTGTTGCAGGGACCGGGTAGGGGTATCACTATGAGTGACGGTACTTTGGTATTCCCAACTCAGTTTATCGATTCGACACGTGTGCCCAATGCCGGTATTATGTACAGTAAAGATGGTGGCAAGAACTGGAAGATGCACAATTATGCACGTACGAACACCACAGAAGCCCAGGTAGCTGAGGTCGAACCCGGAGTGTTGATGTTGAATATGCGTGATAATCGCGGAGGAAGCCGCGCTGTGGCTATTACAAAAGATTTGGGTAAAACATGGACGGAACATGAATCTTCTCGTAAGGCATTGCCGGAATCTGTTTGTATGGCTAGTTTGATCAGTGTGAAAGCAAAAGATAATGTGTTGGGCAAGGATTTATTGATTTTCTCTAATCCTAATACGACAAAAGGACGCTATAATACTACTATTAAAATAAGTTTGGATGGCGGTGTGACTTGGTCACCCGAACATCAGCTGTTGTTGGATGAAGGCAATAACTGGGGTTATTCTTGCCTCTCTATGATTGATAAAGAGACGATTGGTATTCTTTATGAAAGTAGTGTGGCGCACATGACATTCCAGGCTGTGAAGTTGAAAGACATTATTAAATGAGAGATTTCCCCCATAAACTAAATAAATACCGATGAGAAACAAACAAATTTTCTTAATCAGTTTCATTATTTACTTATGCACAATTTCTTCGGTTCGGGCAGGTGAATATCACCTGCTCCCGGAACCGCAAAAGTTTACCCCTTTAGGTTCCAGTTTTGTGCTGGGCAGAACAAAGCTTTCTACTCCGGTGCTTCGGCAAGAGTGGGAAGCTTTTGTTGTTGATAGGGGTGGAGTGATTGATGACAAAGCTCGTGCAAGTATTGAAGTGAAACTGGTACCTTCGTTAGAAGAGGTACCTTTGAACGCAGACGAAGCTTATCGCCTGGTGGTAAATAATGGCAAAGTTACGGTTGAGGCTGTGACGGAGCATGGTGTGTATTGGGCTATGCAGACTTTGGCCCAGCTACAGGATGTACAAAAGAAAAAGGCAACATTCAACGGTTGTTCAATTGTTGACTGGCCTGCTTTCCGAATACGCGGCTTTATGCAGGATGTAGGGCGTACGTATATGTCGATTGAAGAATTGAAACGTGAAATTGCTGTTCTTTCACGATTTAAAATTAATGTTTTTCATTGGCATCTGACTGAAAATCAATCATGGAGATTGCAAAGTAAAATTTTTCCGATGTTGAAT containing:
- a CDS encoding RagB/SusD family nutrient uptake outer membrane protein — encoded protein: MKLKIKNLFVQACFVAGGVMALTSCNDFLDREPLSSVTPEVYFQTVDHFAAYSIARYQNYFPSHGGYGAGIANNDGGTDNMVAGGRSSRYVKGLWKVPSSDGNWSFSNIRYCNYFFENAVPKYEAGEVAGADADIRHYIGEMHLMRALVYYNLLRTYGDFPIVTEVLPDDKTVLMEKGVRQPRNLVARFILKDLDDAANMMYSKGFKNNTRLNRETALLIKSRVALYEASFERYHKGTGRVPGDDNWSGKKVHSNFSLDVEAEVDFFLTEAMKAAEEVADKITLTPNTKVEDPASPSITSGWNPYFEMYANVDLSGYDEVLFWRQYAKTGSFSIMHGTPAWIASGSNHGLLKSYVESFLMQDGLPWYAASSAAPYKGDATLDDVKANRDNRLQLFMFGESNFVPVYSTEEPGTVKMFAPHPVSNREEMRDQTGYRIRKYASFDMAQNVWGKAESTTGCIIYRGVEAYLNYLEAYYMKNGNVTGKAAQYWRAVRERAGVDPDFTKTINATDLSQETDWGKYSGGQVVDATLLNIRRERRCEFIGEGMRWDDLVRWRSMDHLLTKNYIPEGCNFWDEMYKSANKDENGAEVTFKDSGEEGSNISSRSFKYLRPYAILKTNNDVYDGYTWQKAHYLNPVPVREMELLSPDEKAETSVLYQNPYWSTKIGEVAEE
- a CDS encoding sialidase family protein, encoding MKKAVILFSLFCFLCAIPIVQAADTIFVRETRIPILIERQDNVLFYLRLDAKESQTLNDVVLNLGEGVNLSEIQSIKLYYGGTEALQDSGKKRFAPVGYISSNTPGKTLAANPSYSIKKSEVTNPGNQVVLKGDQKLFPGINYFWISLQMKPGTSLTSKVTADIASITLDGKKALLDVVSENGIEHRMGVGVRHAGDDNSAAFRIPGLVTTNKGTLLGVYDVRYNSSVDLQEHVDVGLSRSTDGGKTWEKMRLPLAFGEFGGLPAGQNGVGDPSILVDTKTNNVWVVAAWTHGMGNQRAWWSSHPGMDMNHTAQLVLAKSTDDGKTWSAPINITEQVKDPSWYFLLQGPGRGITMSDGTLVFPTQFIDSTRVPNAGIMYSKDGGKNWKMHNYARTNTTEAQVAEVEPGVLMLNMRDNRGGSRAVAITKDLGKTWTEHESSRKALPESVCMASLISVKAKDNVLGKDLLIFSNPNTTKGRYNTTIKISLDGGVTWSPEHQLLLDEGNNWGYSCLSMIDKETIGILYESSVAHMTFQAVKLKDIIK
- a CDS encoding SusC/RagA family TonB-linked outer membrane protein, encoding MKKVLFILLGCLLSFNVMAQVKAISGLVTDVTGEPVIGASVVEVGTTNGVITDLNGKFSLKVAPNSQFLVSYIGYKQQTIKVGSESTYNIVLKEDAEVLDEVVVVGYGSQKKVNVTGAVGMVSAEALEARPVANASQALQGVVPGLNLTVGNNGGALDGTLNMNIRGAGTIGDGSGSSPLVLIDGIEGDLNTVNPNDIESVSVLKDAASASIYGARASFGVILVTTKSGKSGKTNVSYSGSARFSDAIGVPDIMDSYTFAQYFNRASANKGGGDIFAPAVMERIKAYQEGTLKATTVDNGAGIWQKWANANGDTDWFEEFYDHWAPSQEHNLSINGGTDKTQYLISGSFLDQKGLMRHGKDKFQRYTLNGKITTAVTDWFKVTYSTKWTREDFERPSYLTGNFFHNLARKWPVHPAYDPNGFPMDEGEVEQMENGGKQNSQKDFYTNQLQLVFEPIKNWKINLDGSVRTTTQYQHWEVLPVYAYNVAGDPYYTVWDMGYGSYAAGSSRVNEYSWKENYYTTNIYSDYFKQFDNGHYFKVMAGFNAELYKTRNITAEKNTLITPGVPTINTATDDPQAYGGYADNSVAGFFARVNWSYKDRYMFEANGRYDGSSRFVGKERWGFFPSFSAGWNIAREPFMESFAEKINMGSLKLRASWGQLGNTNTNDAWYPFYQTMPVGSNYGWLVNGERPNYATNPGIVSSKKTWETVETWDVGLDWSFFNNRLSGSFDYFVRYTYDMIGPAPELSSLLGTSVPKINNSDMKSYGFELEVNWRDRIGEVSYGAKFVLSDDQQKILRYPNDSYDVGSYYKGEHLNDIWGLTTIGIAKSQEEMDAHLAKVDQSSVGTNWGVGDIMYADLDGDGKISNGTNKLGDTGDYRIIGNSTPRFKYGITLDAAWKGFDFSIFMQGIGKRDLWLDGCYFWGANGQGNEWQSTGFAEHWDFFRPEGDPLGANLNSYYPRVNFSGDRNTKVQTRYLQNGAYLRLKNVQLGYTLPRVWTEKAGISSVRVYVSGDNLATITSLSKIFDPEATGSLAGTGSGKLYPLQRVISVGVNVNF